A stretch of DNA from Noviherbaspirillum sedimenti:
GATGTCGGAATTGAGCGACTTCTGGATCTGCATCGACACTTCGGGCGACAAAAACAGCTTGTCGCCATTGATGGGCGAGGCGAACTTGACGCCTTCTTCGGTGATCTTGCGCATTTCACCCAGTGAAAACACCTGAAAACCGCCGGAATCGGTCAGGATCGACCGGTCCCAGCCCATGAAGTCATGCAAGCCGCCGAACTTGTCGAGCACCTCGGTGCCGGGGCGCAGCCACAGATGGAAGGTATTGCCGAGGATGATCTCGGCGCCGATCTCGTGCAATTCTTGTGGCGACATCGCCTTGACCGAACCATAGGTTCCGACCGGCATGAAAATCGGCGTTTCGACCGTGCCGTGATTCAGGGTCAGGCGGCCGCGGCGGGCCTTGCCATCGGTTTTGAGCAGTTGGTATTTCAGCATAAAAATCTTTTCTTAGACTCGACTCAACAGCATGGCATCGCCATAGCTGAAAAACCGGTATTTCTGCGCGATTGCATGCGCATAGGCGGCGCGAATGGCATCGTAGCCGGCAAACGCCGACACCAGCATCAGCAAGGTCGATTTGGGCAGATGGAAATTGGTCACCAGGCGCGTCACGGTCTTGAAAACATAGCCTGGCGTGATGAACAGGCGCGTATCGGCGCTACCGGCTTGCAGGCTGCCGGATTGCGAGGCCGATTCCAGCGCCCGCAGGCTGGTGGTGCCCACCGCCACCACGGCGCGCCCGGCGGCTTGCGCGGCGCGCACCGCATCGACGGTTTCCTGTGCAATCGTGTACCACTCGCTATGCATCTTGTGTTCGGCGAGATTTTCATGGCGCACCGGCTGGAAAGTGCCGGCGCCCACATGCAGCGTGACGAAGGCCGTTTGCACGCCCCTGGCGCGCAGGCGCGCCAGCAAAGCCTGGTCGAAATGCAGGCCAGCAGTGGGCGCGGCCACCGCACCCGGCGCTTTCGCATACACGGTCTGGTAGCGCTCCTCGTCGAAGTCGTCGGCGGCGTGCGCGATATACGGCGGCAGCGGCAGGCGGCCATGCGCCTCGACCAGCTCGAACACATCGGACGGGAAGCCGAGCGTAAAGAACTCGCCGGCGCGCTCGCCCACCGTCACATCAAAAGCGTCGGCCAGGCGAATCGTGCTGCCCGGCTGCGGCGACTTGGAGGCGCGCACCTGGGCGTGGACAGTGCGGTTGTCGAGGATGCGCTCGATCAACACCTCGACCTTGCCGCCGCTTTGCTTGACGCCAAAAAAGCGCGCCTTCAGCACGCGGGTATCGTTAAACACCAGCAAATCGCCCGGCGAGAGCAAATCGACAATGTCGGCGAAGTGCCAGTCCGCCAGGCGGCTGCCATCGACTTCCAGCAGGCGCGAAGCACTGCGCGAGGCCAGCGGGATTTGCGCGATCAGCTCGGGCGGGAGGTCGAAATCGAAATCGGAAAGTGAATACATACTACAAACAATGACGAGGAAGTGGGCCGCGTGGCAAAATATCATGGCCACCGTAGCGTGAAACGATAGCGGCAATCCGGATAAACCCGCGGATAAACCCGCTATTCTACGCTGCGCCGGCAACTTTATAGCCCGAACACCCAAATGCCCGCACCGAAGCCCCGCCCTGCCGTCAAATCCGCCGCCTCCGGCAAGCCAGCCGCCCGCCCCAACAAGGTGGCCGACAAGCTGGCCCGGCTCGGCCTGAAAACGGCGATCGACCTGGCATTGCACCTGCCGATGCGCTACGAGGACGAAACCCAAGTCGTGCCGATCGCCGCAGCCAGCTTCATGGGCGGCTCGCACGCCCAGGTCGAAGGCGTGGTGACTTCCTGCGACGTGCAATTCCGCCCGCGCCGGCAACTGGTGGTCACCATCGCCGACGACAGCGGGCCGCTGGTGATGCGCTTCCTGAATTTCTACGGCAGCCAGACCACGCAACTGGCCGAAGGCACGCGGGTGCGCGCGCGCGGCGAGGTGCGCCACGGCTTTTTCGGCGCCGAAATGGTGCACCCGGCCTACAAGGTCATCAATGAAGGCGCGCCCCTGCCAACCGCCCTGACCCCGGTCTATCCAGCCGGCGAAGGCTTGTCGCAAGTCCTGCTGCGCAAGGCGATCCACGACGCCCTGGCGCAACTCGACTGGCACGACACCCTGCCGGACGCCCTGTGCGCCGCGCTCGGCCTGATGCCCTTCGAGCAAGCCGTGCGCCTGTTGCACAACCCGCCGGCCGAGGTCGACGAACACGCGCTGGAAGAGCGTTCGCATCCCGCCTGGGTACGCATGAAATTCGACGAGCTGCTGGCGCAGCAGCTGTCGCTCAAGCGCGCCCAGCAGGCACGGCGCAACAAGGGCGCCGCGCCCTTGACGCGCACCGCCGAAATTTCGGCTGAACTGCTCGCAGCATTGCCCTTCCAGCTCACGCCGGCGCAGCAACGGGTGCTCACCGAAATCCGCGCCGACCTGCACCAGCCCTATCCCATGCAACGCCTGCTGCAGGGCGACGTCGGCAGCGGCAAGACCGTGGTGGCCGCACTGGCCGCCGCCCAGGCCATCGACAGCGGTTACCAGGCGGTATTGATGGCACCCACCGAAATCCTCGCCGAACAGCATTTCCACAAGATCGCCGCCTGGCTGGAACCGCTGGGCGTGCCGGTAGCTTGGCTGACCGGCAGCCTGAAAAAAAAGCAAAAGCAGGAAGCGCTGGCAAAAATCGAATCCGGCCATGCGCGCCTGGTGATCGGCACCCATGCGCTGATCCAGGAAGGCGTGCAATTCGAGCAGCTGGGCCTGGTGGTGGTGGACGAGCAGCACCGCTTCGGCGTCGGCCAGCGCCTGGCGCTGCGCAACAAGGGCCTGGCCGATGTTGCAGCCGATGTTGCACCCGCCGATAGCCCGGATGGCATGGGAGATATAGCCACCGTGCCGCATCAGTTGATGATGTCGGCCACGCCGATCCCGCGCACCCTGGCCATGACGTATTACGCCGACCTGGAAGTGTCGGTGATCGACCAGTTGCCGCCGGGGCGCACGCCCATCGTCACGCGCGTGGTCGACCAGAACCGCCGCGAGGAAGTCATCGCGCGCGTGCACGCGGCGGCGCAGGAAGGCCGCCAGGCGTACTGGGTCTGCCCGCTGATCGAGGAGTCCGAAGCGCTGCAACTGCAGACCGCGACAGACACCCACGCCGCATTGCAGGCGGCCCTGCCCGACCTGCGCGTGGGCCTGGTGCACGGCCGCCTGAAGCCCGCCGAAAAACAGATGGTGATGGAGGCCTTCATCCGTGGCGAAACGCATGTACTGGTCGCCACCACCGTGATCGAAGTCGGCGTCGATGTGCCAAATGCCTCGCTGATGGTGATCGAGCATGCCGAACGCTTCGGCCTGTCGCAATTGCACCAGTTGCGCGGCCGCGTCGGCCGTGGCGCCGCCGCCAGCGTCTGCCTGCTGCTGTACCAGAGCCCGCTCGGCCCTGTCGCCCGCCAGCGCCTGATGACCATGCGCGAAACCACCGACGGCTTCGAGATCGCCCGGCGCGACCTGGAAATCCGCGGCCCCGGCGAATTCCTCGGCGCGCGCCAGTCTGGCCAGGCGCTGCTGCGCTTCGCCGATCTGGAAACCGACCAGTGGCTGGTGGAAAAAGCGCGCGACACGGCGCACATGCTGCTGCAAAACGATCCCGCCACGGTGACCCGGCACCTGGCGCGCTGGCTGGGCGAAAAAGAGGAATTCCTGAAGGTTTAAACGACCCGCCGCGCCCCTTGACACAATGACAATCGCGATTCTGCGTTATCCTTGCAGCTACCAACGAGAACCAGCCAGATGACCTTAACCGAATTGAAGTACATCGTCGCCGTCTCGCGCCACAAGCATTTCGGCCACGCCGCCGAAGCCTGCTTCGTCGCCCAGCCGACCCTGTCGGTAGCGATCAAGAAGCTGGAAGACGAGCTCGGCGTGATCATCTTCGAGCGCGGCGGCAGCGAGATCTCGGTCACGCCGCTGGGCGCGCAAATCGTCGCGCAAGCCGAGCGCGTGCTGGAACAGACCGCCGCCATCAAGGAACTGGCCAGGCAGAACAAGGACCCGCTGTCCGGACAGTTTCGTCTCGGCGTGATCTACACCATCGCCCCCTACCTGTTGCCGCAGCTGGTCAAGTCCATGATCGAGCATGTGCCGCAAATGCCCTTGATCCTGCAGGAAAACTACACCACGCGCCTGATCGAACTGCTGCGCCAGGGCGAGCTCGACGCCGCCATCATGGCCTTGCCGCTGCCCAGTTCCGGTCTGCAGATGCAAGCCCTGTACGACGAGCCCTTCGTGGTGGCCATGCCGAAGAACCATCCCTGGGCGAGCCACGCCGCCATCCCCGCCGAAGACCTCAAGTCGGAAACCATGCTGCTGCTGGGTGCGGGCCACTGCTTCCGCGACCAGGTGCTGGAAGTGTGTCCGGAAATGTCGCGTTTTTCCACGGCAGGCGACGGCATTGCACGCACCTTTGAAGGTTCATCGCTGGAAACCATTCGCCACATGGTGGCCTCCGGCATCGGCCTGACCGTGCTGCCGGCCGCTTCGGTGCCGCCAACGCCGGACAAGGATGGCATGCTTCGCTACGTGCCCTTTGCCGATCCGATACCCTCGCGCCGGGTGGTCATCGCCTGGCGCAAGAGCTTCACCCGCCAGGCGGCGCTGGAAGCGGTGCGCCAGGGCATCCTTTCCTGCAAACTGCCGGGCGCAACCATGCTGCCCGACGCCGTCGTCACTGAAAGTTAAGAGCAAGAATGAGCACCGCCCCCCTGACTGAAAACCGCCTGCAACTCTATCTGCGCCTGGTGCGCCTGGACAAGCCGATCGGCGTCCTGCTGCTGCTATGGCCCACCCTGATCGCCCTGTGGCTGGCGGCTGACGGCCACCCGGACTGGCGCCTGGTAGTGATCTTCAGCATCGGCACCGCCCTCATGCGTTCGGCCGGCTGCGCCATCAACGACTATGCCGACCGCGATTTCGACCGCCACGTCAAGCGTACGGTCGATCGCCCCATTACCTCCGGCAAGATCAGCGGACACGAGGCGCTGGCCGTCGCCGCCGTCCTCGCGGTGGCGTCCTTCCTGCTGATCCTGCCCTTCCTGAACCTGTTGACGCTGCAACTGTCGGTAGTCGCCGTGGTGCTGGCCGCCACCTATCCATTCTTCAAGCGCTTCTTCCCCGTGCCGCAGGCCTATCTCGGCATTGCCTACGGCTTCGGCATTCCGATGGCCTATGCCGCCACGCAGGGCAGCGTGCCGGCAACCGCCTGGCTGCTGCTGGTCGCCAGCGTATTCTGGACGCTGGCCTATGACACCGAGTATGCGATGGTGGACCGCGACGACGACATCCGCATCGGCATCAAGACTTCCGCCCTCACCTTCGGCCGCTTTGATGTCGCCATCATCATGCTGTGCTATGTAGTGGCCTTGCTGACATTCCTGGCAGTGGGCTGGCAAGCCGGCCTGCGCGGCTGGTTCTTCGCCGGCTGGCTGGTCGCGGTCGGCTGCGCCATTTACCACTATCAACTGATCCGCGAGCGCGAGCGCATGCGCTGCTTTGCCGCCTTCCGTCACAACAACTGGCTGGGCGCGGCGCTGTTTGCCGGGGTCGCTCTGGATTACGCGCTGCCCTCCATGATTTGATACCGCGCAAGCCACGCCCGGACCCCGTGCTTACACTCAAAGCTCTACTTAGACGGGGGATACCGACATGGAATACGGTTCACAAACGACACAGCAGGGCGAGTCGCTGGCAAGCGATCTGAAGAACGCCGCCATGGATGCAGGCGAAGCGATCAAAAGCAGCGGACAACAACTGGGCGAACGTTACCAGGGTACCCGCGCCAGAGTCCAGGAATCCCTGGGCAAGGCAAAAAGCGGCTTGTCGGACATGGAAAAGAAAGTCAGCATCCGCACCCGCGATGCGGTGGGCTCCACCGATCAATTCGTCAAGGAACACCCATGGCAATCGGTGGGCATCGGCGCCGTTGCCGGGCTGGTGATCGGGTTTCTGATGATGCGGCGCTAGGCGCTTTTCTGCCGGCTTAGCGCTTCTGAAACAATTCTTGGTGAAAATCGGCGGAGGCTACCCCGCTGGCCAAAAAATCCTTGCGCAACGCCTGACCAAAGTCGGGCGGACCGCAAAACCAGATGCTTGCCGATTGCCATTGCGGCACGGCAGCACGAATTCGCCCGGCGTCGAGCCTGCCCAGCCATGACTCCGGCCATTTCGGCCGCACCGCCAGCAAGCATGTCCACGCTCATGACGCCAACCCCGAGGACACCGCTGTATTGCATGAACACGGCGCAGAATAAAAAATAAGTGAACGGCGCCGGCACCAGCGTATCGGCCAGCAGCCCCAAGCCGGTCAAAACCAGCAAGAAGGCCCACAGGCTTAGCTTGGTATTTTTCATGTAAAAATGTTTCGCTTTCAAGAATGCTAGCGGCTTTTTTATTACGACTCGTATTCCCAAAATGCCGTGCAATTAGATGACGCGCTGCAAATGCGATTGGAGGGCGTTAAAATACCTCCATGCAGGATGGAAAATCCCTGATATTCGCTTCAGGGTTCCCCCGCCACGCCAAACAACAGCCCATAAAAAAACGACCTTGCCGAAATTGACATTCGGTTTGGCGCAAGGCACATTACGCACAACTCATTTTTGGAAGAAAATCATGCCGCAATATCGCTCCCGCACCACTACTCATGGCCGCAACATGGCAGGCGCGCGCGCGCTCTGGCGTGCCACCGGCATGAAGGATGGTGACTTTGACAAGCCGATCATTGCCGTGGTCAATTCTTTCACCCAGTTCGTCCCCGGCCATGTGCACCTCAAAGACCTCGGCCAGCTGGTCGCGCGCGAAATTGAAGCAGCCGGCGGTGTTGCCAAGGAATTCAACACGATTGCCGTCGACGATGGCATCGCCATGGGCCATGGCGGCATGCTCTACTCGCTGCCGTCGCGCGACCTGATCGCCGATTCGGTCGAATACATGGTCAATGCGCATTGCGCCGATGCGATGGTGTGCATCTCCAATTGCGACAAAATCACCCCGGGCATGCTGATGGCGGCGTTCCGCCTCAACATCCCGGTCGTGTTCATTTCCGGCGGCCCCATGGAAGCCGGCAAGGTATTGAAGGTGGTCGACGGCGTGAAAAAAATCATCAAGCTGGATCTGGTCGATGCCATGATCAAGGCCGGCGACGACACCGTCAGCGATGCCGACGTCGCCGAGATCGAACGTTCGGCCTGCCCGACCTGCGGCTCCTGCTCCGGCATGTTTACCGCCAACTCGATGAACTGCCTGACCGAAGCGCTGGGCCTGGCCTTGCCGGGCAATGGCACAATCCTCGCCACTCACGCCGACCGCAAGGCACTGTTCCTGCGCGCCGGCCGCCTGATCGTCGAACTCGCCAAGCGCTACTATGAACAGGACGACGCCTCGGTCCTGCCGCGCAACATCGCCACCAAGGCCGCATTCGAAAACGCCATGGCCCTCGACGTCTCGATGGGCGGCTCTACCAACACCGTGCTGCACTTGCTCGCCGCCGCGCATGAAGCCGAAGTGCCCTTCACCATGGCCGACATCGACCGCATTTCGCGCAAGGTGCCATGCCTGTGCAAGGTCGCGCCGATGACCGACAAGTACCATATCGAAGACGTGCATCGCGCCGGCGGCATCATCGGCATTCTGGGCGAACTGGCCCGCGCCGGCTTGCTCGACACCTCGCTGCCGACCATCCACAGCACATCGCTGGAAGACGCCATTGCCCGCAACGACATCAAGCTCACGCAAGACCCTGCCGTGCAATCGTTGTTCAGCGCCGCACCGGGCGGCGTGCCGACGCAAGTCGCCTTCTCGCAAGCCAACCGTTTCGAATCGCTCGACACCGACCGCAGCACCGGCTGCATCCGCGACAAGGCGCATGCGTATTCGCAGGACGGCGGCCTGGCTGTCTTGTACGGCAACCTCGCGGAGAAAGGCTGCATCGTCAAGACCGCTGGCGTCGATGAAAGCATCCTGGTTTTCAGCGGCAAGGCCCGCGTATTTGAAAGCCAGGACGCCGCAGTCGAAGGCATCCTCGGCGACACCGTGCACGCCGGCGATGTCGTCATCATCCGCTACGAAGGCCCCAAGGGCGGTCCCGGCATGCAGGAAATGCTGTACCCGACTTCGTACATCAAATCCAAGGGACTGGGTAAACATTGCGCCCTGCTGACGGATGGCCGCTTCTCGGGCGGCTCTTCGGGGCTCGTGATCGGCCACGCCTCGCCGGAAGCGGCGGAAGGCGGCGCGCTCGGCCTGGTGGAAGAAGGCGACATGATCGACATCGACATCCCGCAACGCCGCATCAACCTGCGCATCAGCGATGCCGATCTGGCCAAGCGGCGCGCCGCCATGGAAGCCAGGGGCGATGCCGCATGGAAGCCGGTGGATCGTGAGCGTTATGTGTCGCAGGCCTTGCAGGCGTATGCGGCATTGGCGACATCGGCGGATCGTGGTGCGGTGCGCGATCTGGCGCAGTTGAAGCGCTGAGGCGCTATAGCGTTAGCGCATAGGATAGTTTGGGGATGGCGGCCGGAGGTCGCCATCCCCCCATTGATGCTTTAGTCATGCTTCAGTCCTGAGGCAGAAACTGCGGATTCCATACCACTTCCCAGAGATGCTGGTCAGGATCCTGGAAATAGCCGGCATAGCCGCCCCAAAATGTTTCCTGTGCCGGCTTCACGACAAGGGCACCCGCGGCTTCCGCCTGTTTCATGACGGCGTCCACTTCCTCTTTCGAGGCGACGTTGTGGCCTAATGTAAACTCGGTTGCACTTGAAGCGCTTACCGGCAATCCGGAATCATGGGAAAGACTTTTGCGGGGCCAAAGCGCCAGTTTCAATCCGGCCTGCAAATCAAAGAACGCAACTGCGCCGTATTCAAATTCCTGACCAATAATTCCGTCAGTTTTTAGCCCGAGACCATCACGGTAAAACGCCACCGCCAGCTCGATGTCGTCCACTCCCAAGGTAATGACGGAAATACGTGGTTTCATTTGGATACGCTCATTGCGGCATAACAACGCTGCAAAAAATTAACAACGCTGCAGAGAAATAAAGATTTTGACAAATTTCTTGCGTTGTAATTCATTGATTCTTATCCGGCGCACACACAGGCGTCAACAGATTCGCGTCGCGGGCCAGCAACCATTTTCCTTGCTCCTTTTTGAAGACAGTCAGCGTGTGCCCGGCGCGCTTCATCGGCGGCGCGCCATCCGCTGGCGTCGCGATGACGGTGAGTTCAGCCCACATGAACGCCCAGTCGCCCACCACCTTGATCTCCTGAATCGTGCTCGTGCCGTCGAAGCTGGGTGCGCCATGTTGCGCCTGTTGCCAGGCCGCCGCAGCGTACTCGCTCTTGCGCATGGGCGGCCTGCCCGCCACAAGGAAAATCACATCCTCCGCCATCAGCCCAAGGACCGTATCAACGTCGCCTGCTTTGGTGGCTGCCATCCACGTCGCAACAAGATTGCGGATTTGCTCTTCATCGGTTTGCATGTTTTCTCCTTTGTTGTCGATGGTGGCCAACGCTAAAGATAAGGGGCGACCAGTTTGACTGGTGAAAGATGACTGCGTGTTTGAGATCGGGCATTCTCAGACATTTAAGCGAGCCACATGAGAGCCATGCCAATGGCTGCCGGGAGTGCTTGCACAAAGAAGATTTTTTTGCTGACGGTTGCCGCGCCATAGATGCCAGCAATGATCACGCAGCACAGGAAGAAGACTTTGATGTGCATGCCTGCGCTACCCATGCTTAGTCCCCAAATGAGCCCGGCTGCCAGGAAGCCGTTGTACAGGCCTTGGTTAGCCGCGAGTACCTTCGTTGACTGTGCTTGCTCTAGCGTGAGCCCAAAGGCTTTGCGACCTACGGACTTATCCCAGAGAAACATTTCCAGAACAAGGAAGTATATGTGTAGCAGGGCGACTAGAACAACGATGATGTTTGCAGCGATTGTCATTGTGGCTCCTTGCGCGGGAGAGGCCTAAAGAACGTGTCATCTGCCAGTGAGCGCGTGTGCTTCAGCGGCAGCTATCTGTTGTGTGTCCGGGTTGAGCAAGGCCTTATGCATGTTTACCGATCCGTCCGAAATGGGTAAAACCAAATCCAGCTTGATATTTGAGGCCATAGCCAAGCATGCGATCAAATCCAATATGGGCACACCAAATCAAGCCGGCAGTTAGTAACAGTGGCATGGAGAGTAATAAGCCAGCAGTTAAGCAAGCAACTGCGCCGATATACGAGTGCGCAAAATTATAGGCGACCGCACCCACCCTTGGCCCCATCAGATAGCCTAAAAACGCAAGGTCAGGTACCAAGAAGAAAATTGCAAATACACCCCAACCATTTCCGAACTTGGAATACGCAAGTAAGGCCGCAGCAAGGACGACCAACCCTTCAAGCCGAAGGATTACTCGGACACCACCTGTTACTTCACCGGACATCATTTCTCCCTTATGCATAACGCCGAACTAACAGGCACACAACATGAGCCGCGAAGCGGCAGCTTTATGTGGCGTGTCCTGGTTGAGTGATGGGATGGACTCCTCCCGTCTTTTTGCGCGATAGTAGGCGCACTGGTCGACGTGGGGATGGAGATCAGTCGTCAACGAAAGGAGTCCACCATGTATGCTACTACTGTGGCCGTTGATCTGGCCAAATCCGTCTTTCAACTTGCCGTGGCCAATGCCCACTGGCGTGTCACCGAGCAACATCGGCTTACCCGCAGTCAATTCGAAAAATGGTTCAGCAACCGCGCGGTATCCCTGGTCGTCATGGAAGCCTGCGGCTCGGCCCATCACTGGGGACGTTGGCTCAACAGCCTGGGCATCGAAGTCAAGCTGCTGCCGGCGGCTTACATCCGCGCCTACGTCAAGCGCAACAAGACCGATGCCGCCGATGCCTGCGCCCTGCTGGAAGCCGCCCGCTGCGCCGACATCATCCCCGTCAAGGTCAAATCCATCGAACAGCAAGCCTTGCAAGGCCTGCACCGGACCCGTTCGCTCTGGATGGGCACCCGCACCGCGCGCATCAATGCCTTGCGCGGTTTCTGTCGGGAGTTCGGCATTTCCGTTGCGGCTGGGAGCCGCAACGGCCTGGAACAAATCAGTCGCGTCCTGGCCGATCCCTATTCCGCCGTGCCTGGCTTGATCCGTGGCACGATGACGCTGCTGGTGGAGGAAATCCGCCTGCTCGAAGTCCGCATTGCCCAGCTCGAACGTGAACTCACCGAACTGGCCAAACAGTCGCCTGCGTGCACCACGCTCCTGTCGATTCCCGGCATCGGCTTGCTCACCGCGACCGCCATGGTGGCGGCCACCAGCGGCCAGGTCAGCCACTTCAAGGATGCGCGCCATTTCGCCAGCTGGTTTGGCCTCACGCCCAAGGAACATTCGTCCGGCAGCACGCGGCATCTCGGGCGCATTTCCAAACGCGGTGATCGTTACCTGCGCATGCTGCTCACCCATGGGGCGCGGTCGGTATTGAGAGCGGCCAGTGTGGCGCATGCGGCCGGACGACAGATCGACGGCTTGCGGCACTGGGCGTTGACGGTCCAGGGCCGCACCAACCACAACAAGGCAGCCTGCGCCCTGGCCAACAAGCTGGCGCGCATTTGCTATGCCGCGCTCAGGGATGGCGAACCTTATACCGGCATGGTGACGCGCATGAACAAGAAAATCGAACGCACCGCGTATGCGATGCCGGCATGACCCGATTGCATGACCCTTGACCCACCCGCCTTTGCGTAGAGATTGATCGCCCATCATGGCACACCGGGAAACACCCACACCGTTTGACGCCGATAACTTTTCCGGCAGCTTGCCTGCCGCTTGTAACGATTGGCGCAATGGTGACGCAGATTCCATGTCGGCACGGACCACAGCAGAGTCCACATCAGATGCCGGATATACGACTGCAGGCTTATCCCTCATGCCAGACCTATCGATCAGTTTCTTGATTTATGGGAGGAGTCCATATATGACAAGTTAAACATTTCGCCTCCATCCAATAGCCATTGCCACCATCGCCACAATCCCTAAAAACATTGCGGCTCGCAAAGTGAACACTAGATCTACGCGTATATTTAAATCATGCGGAGTGGTGAATTCAGTGTAGGTCAGCCACCACCATACCAGCGCAGCCAGGAAGAAGCACATCCTCGCCAAAATTCTATAGAACGGCAAAAATACAGATACAGATAAAGCTAGGGCGACCAGCCCACACCTGTATGGGTGCCAAGCGAACAATTCCGCAAATAGCTCCATTACAGGAAAATCCTCCATTTTCTCTGGCCGAACCTTATATGTTTAACGTTTTATTGGCGGGCGCCGCAGGCGTCACCGTTGAATTAAAAATTAAGTTTCAACGATCACAATACAAGCAACCTCCGTCTCAAACTCAACCTTCCCGCCTGGGTGGAATGGAATACGTTCCCACGACGTGGGCTACCGCCTCACTGAAACCTTCCGAGT
This window harbors:
- a CDS encoding VOC family protein, producing MKPRISVITLGVDDIELAVAFYRDGLGLKTDGIIGQEFEYGAVAFFDLQAGLKLALWPRKSLSHDSGLPVSASSATEFTLGHNVASKEEVDAVMKQAEAAGALVVKPAQETFWGGYAGYFQDPDQHLWEVVWNPQFLPQD
- the ubiA gene encoding 4-hydroxybenzoate octaprenyltransferase codes for the protein MSTAPLTENRLQLYLRLVRLDKPIGVLLLLWPTLIALWLAADGHPDWRLVVIFSIGTALMRSAGCAINDYADRDFDRHVKRTVDRPITSGKISGHEALAVAAVLAVASFLLILPFLNLLTLQLSVVAVVLAATYPFFKRFFPVPQAYLGIAYGFGIPMAYAATQGSVPATAWLLLVASVFWTLAYDTEYAMVDRDDDIRIGIKTSALTFGRFDVAIIMLCYVVALLTFLAVGWQAGLRGWFFAGWLVAVGCAIYHYQLIRERERMRCFAAFRHNNWLGAALFAGVALDYALPSMI
- the recG gene encoding ATP-dependent DNA helicase RecG; this encodes MPAPKPRPAVKSAASGKPAARPNKVADKLARLGLKTAIDLALHLPMRYEDETQVVPIAAASFMGGSHAQVEGVVTSCDVQFRPRRQLVVTIADDSGPLVMRFLNFYGSQTTQLAEGTRVRARGEVRHGFFGAEMVHPAYKVINEGAPLPTALTPVYPAGEGLSQVLLRKAIHDALAQLDWHDTLPDALCAALGLMPFEQAVRLLHNPPAEVDEHALEERSHPAWVRMKFDELLAQQLSLKRAQQARRNKGAAPLTRTAEISAELLAALPFQLTPAQQRVLTEIRADLHQPYPMQRLLQGDVGSGKTVVAALAAAQAIDSGYQAVLMAPTEILAEQHFHKIAAWLEPLGVPVAWLTGSLKKKQKQEALAKIESGHARLVIGTHALIQEGVQFEQLGLVVVDEQHRFGVGQRLALRNKGLADVAADVAPADSPDGMGDIATVPHQLMMSATPIPRTLAMTYYADLEVSVIDQLPPGRTPIVTRVVDQNRREEVIARVHAAAQEGRQAYWVCPLIEESEALQLQTATDTHAALQAALPDLRVGLVHGRLKPAEKQMVMEAFIRGETHVLVATTVIEVGVDVPNASLMVIEHAERFGLSQLHQLRGRVGRGAAASVCLLLYQSPLGPVARQRLMTMRETTDGFEIARRDLEIRGPGEFLGARQSGQALLRFADLETDQWLVEKARDTAHMLLQNDPATVTRHLARWLGEKEEFLKV
- a CDS encoding hydrogen peroxide-inducible genes activator translates to MTLTELKYIVAVSRHKHFGHAAEACFVAQPTLSVAIKKLEDELGVIIFERGGSEISVTPLGAQIVAQAERVLEQTAAIKELARQNKDPLSGQFRLGVIYTIAPYLLPQLVKSMIEHVPQMPLILQENYTTRLIELLRQGELDAAIMALPLPSSGLQMQALYDEPFVVAMPKNHPWASHAAIPAEDLKSETMLLLGAGHCFRDQVLEVCPEMSRFSTAGDGIARTFEGSSLETIRHMVASGIGLTVLPAASVPPTPDKDGMLRYVPFADPIPSRRVVIAWRKSFTRQAALEAVRQGILSCKLPGATMLPDAVVTES
- the ilvD gene encoding dihydroxy-acid dehydratase, coding for MPQYRSRTTTHGRNMAGARALWRATGMKDGDFDKPIIAVVNSFTQFVPGHVHLKDLGQLVAREIEAAGGVAKEFNTIAVDDGIAMGHGGMLYSLPSRDLIADSVEYMVNAHCADAMVCISNCDKITPGMLMAAFRLNIPVVFISGGPMEAGKVLKVVDGVKKIIKLDLVDAMIKAGDDTVSDADVAEIERSACPTCGSCSGMFTANSMNCLTEALGLALPGNGTILATHADRKALFLRAGRLIVELAKRYYEQDDASVLPRNIATKAAFENAMALDVSMGGSTNTVLHLLAAAHEAEVPFTMADIDRISRKVPCLCKVAPMTDKYHIEDVHRAGGIIGILGELARAGLLDTSLPTIHSTSLEDAIARNDIKLTQDPAVQSLFSAAPGGVPTQVAFSQANRFESLDTDRSTGCIRDKAHAYSQDGGLAVLYGNLAEKGCIVKTAGVDESILVFSGKARVFESQDAAVEGILGDTVHAGDVVIIRYEGPKGGPGMQEMLYPTSYIKSKGLGKHCALLTDGRFSGGSSGLVIGHASPEAAEGGALGLVEEGDMIDIDIPQRRINLRISDADLAKRRAAMEARGDAAWKPVDRERYVSQALQAYAALATSADRGAVRDLAQLKR
- a CDS encoding YybH family protein; this encodes MQTDEEQIRNLVATWMAATKAGDVDTVLGLMAEDVIFLVAGRPPMRKSEYAAAAWQQAQHGAPSFDGTSTIQEIKVVGDWAFMWAELTVIATPADGAPPMKRAGHTLTVFKKEQGKWLLARDANLLTPVCAPDKNQ
- the queA gene encoding tRNA preQ1(34) S-adenosylmethionine ribosyltransferase-isomerase QueA, with the translated sequence MYSLSDFDFDLPPELIAQIPLASRSASRLLEVDGSRLADWHFADIVDLLSPGDLLVFNDTRVLKARFFGVKQSGGKVEVLIERILDNRTVHAQVRASKSPQPGSTIRLADAFDVTVGERAGEFFTLGFPSDVFELVEAHGRLPLPPYIAHAADDFDEERYQTVYAKAPGAVAAPTAGLHFDQALLARLRARGVQTAFVTLHVGAGTFQPVRHENLAEHKMHSEWYTIAQETVDAVRAAQAAGRAVVAVGTTSLRALESASQSGSLQAGSADTRLFITPGYVFKTVTRLVTNFHLPKSTLLMLVSAFAGYDAIRAAYAHAIAQKYRFFSYGDAMLLSRV
- a CDS encoding DUF883 family protein produces the protein MEYGSQTTQQGESLASDLKNAAMDAGEAIKSSGQQLGERYQGTRARVQESLGKAKSGLSDMEKKVSIRTRDAVGSTDQFVKEHPWQSVGIGAVAGLVIGFLMMRR
- a CDS encoding DUF1304 domain-containing protein, giving the protein MTIAANIIVVLVALLHIYFLVLEMFLWDKSVGRKAFGLTLEQAQSTKVLAANQGLYNGFLAAGLIWGLSMGSAGMHIKVFFLCCVIIAGIYGAATVSKKIFFVQALPAAIGMALMWLA
- a CDS encoding DUF4260 domain-containing protein, coding for MMSGEVTGGVRVILRLEGLVVLAAALLAYSKFGNGWGVFAIFFLVPDLAFLGYLMGPRVGAVAYNFAHSYIGAVACLTAGLLLSMPLLLTAGLIWCAHIGFDRMLGYGLKYQAGFGFTHFGRIGKHA